A stretch of Bradyrhizobium sp. AZCC 2262 DNA encodes these proteins:
- a CDS encoding ATP-binding protein — protein sequence MPIRWRILSIAALNSAVVVVLAVLIWNGSNVLGSAWDDVRQVRESDKILALLESETSRLQNLIHRYINQPSPELFAEILLLREAVLGTLTTRATNDPMLSGSVARLEHVTDRFLNGFGELRAVQATITKTYEQQVMGPAREMAGLYSIIEGATGHRDAQIWPALGRSREAFTAMLVAANAYYLSPGSASAEDARRNTETIEKTIPIMTDLADNDLQRMALTRLQARTVALREGMAKLTEQLAIRTELLRNTIDASQAEAIGVIDELSVKMRQREQKAQETFDRTLSAISRRVLSIAVMFLGIILSAGVLIALSIRLPLQQILAAMHAITSGNYDRSVQGTTARDEVGAMARAVEVFRENAIAKRKTEDELRASKEKAESALLELNTAQQNLIDAERLAALGGLVAGVAHEVNNPIGISLTVASSFARRAEMFESELRSEPLRRSKLDEFVKISRDAAGQLVANLHRAGELIQSFKQVAVDRSHAERRQFNLSEATDQIVASLKPVLKKAAITLSVDVPEGLFIDGYPGSYGQILTNLFLNAANHAFADGRSGAITISARARGSDDVEIIFADNGAGMTPDVQRQAFDPFFTTRRNEGGTGLGLHIVYNLVTQQLGGRMMLESRLGQGTTFRIIMPKVAKGEPTITDQTAADGTSQWPNRTMSST from the coding sequence GTGCCGATCCGTTGGCGCATCCTGTCGATCGCGGCATTGAATTCCGCCGTCGTCGTGGTGCTCGCCGTATTGATCTGGAACGGCTCCAACGTGCTGGGTTCGGCCTGGGATGACGTCCGGCAGGTGCGGGAGTCCGACAAGATCCTGGCGCTACTGGAAAGCGAAACCAGCCGGCTGCAGAACCTGATCCATCGCTACATCAACCAGCCGAGCCCCGAACTGTTCGCCGAGATTCTGCTGCTGCGCGAAGCGGTGCTCGGCACCCTGACCACGCGCGCCACCAACGACCCGATGCTGTCGGGGTCGGTCGCGCGGCTCGAGCACGTCACCGACCGTTTCCTCAACGGCTTTGGCGAATTGCGCGCGGTGCAGGCCACCATCACCAAGACCTACGAGCAGCAGGTGATGGGCCCGGCCCGGGAAATGGCCGGGCTGTATTCGATCATCGAGGGCGCCACCGGGCATCGCGACGCGCAGATCTGGCCTGCGCTCGGAAGATCCCGCGAAGCGTTTACGGCCATGCTGGTCGCCGCCAACGCCTATTATCTTTCGCCCGGCTCGGCCTCCGCCGAGGACGCCCGCCGGAATACCGAGACGATCGAGAAGACCATCCCCATCATGACCGACCTCGCCGACAACGATCTGCAGCGGATGGCGCTGACGCGGCTGCAGGCGCGGACAGTGGCATTGCGCGAGGGCATGGCCAAATTGACCGAGCAGCTCGCGATCCGGACCGAATTGCTGCGCAACACCATCGATGCCAGCCAGGCCGAGGCCATCGGCGTCATCGACGAACTGTCGGTCAAGATGCGCCAGCGCGAGCAGAAGGCGCAGGAGACGTTCGACAGGACCCTGTCGGCCATCTCGCGCCGGGTGCTGTCGATCGCCGTGATGTTCCTCGGCATCATCCTGTCCGCCGGCGTCCTGATCGCGCTCTCGATCCGCCTGCCGCTGCAGCAGATCCTGGCGGCGATGCATGCGATCACCTCGGGTAATTACGATCGCAGCGTGCAGGGCACCACCGCCAGGGACGAGGTCGGCGCCATGGCGCGCGCGGTGGAAGTCTTCCGCGAGAACGCCATCGCCAAGCGCAAGACCGAGGACGAACTGCGCGCGTCAAAGGAAAAGGCCGAGAGTGCGCTGCTCGAGCTCAACACCGCGCAGCAGAACCTGATCGACGCCGAACGGCTGGCCGCGCTCGGCGGGCTGGTCGCCGGCGTCGCCCATGAAGTGAACAACCCGATCGGCATCAGCCTGACGGTGGCGTCGAGCTTTGCGCGCCGCGCCGAAATGTTCGAATCCGAGTTGCGCAGCGAGCCGCTGCGCCGTTCCAAGCTCGACGAATTCGTCAAGATCTCGCGCGACGCAGCAGGGCAACTGGTGGCGAATCTGCACCGCGCCGGCGAGCTGATCCAGTCGTTCAAGCAGGTGGCGGTGGACCGCTCGCACGCCGAGCGCCGGCAATTCAACCTCAGCGAGGCCACCGACCAGATCGTCGCCAGCCTGAAGCCGGTGCTGAAGAAGGCGGCGATCACGCTGTCGGTGGACGTGCCGGAAGGGCTTTTCATCGACGGCTATCCCGGCTCTTACGGCCAGATATTAACCAATCTCTTCCTCAACGCCGCCAACCATGCCTTTGCCGACGGCCGTTCCGGGGCGATCACGATATCGGCGCGGGCGCGCGGCAGCGACGATGTCGAGATCATTTTTGCCGATAACGGGGCCGGAATGACGCCGGACGTGCAGCGGCAGGCATTCGACCCCTTCTTTACGACGCGCCGCAACGAAGGCGGTACCGGACTGGGCTTGCATATCGTCTATAATCTTGTCACTCAACAGCTCGGCGGCCGGATGATGCTGGAGTCAAGGCTGGGACAAGGCACCACATTCCGCATTATCATGCCTAAAGTCGCCAAGGGCGAACCCACGATTACAGACCAGACAGCAGCCGACGGAACCTCTCAATGGCCGAACAGGACGATGTCCTCCACCTGA
- a CDS encoding ATP-binding response regulator gives MAEQDDVLHLIDDTGTVPEDSSARKWKIAVIDDDAAVHEGTRFALSDYNLHGATLEILSAYSAAEGRTLMRNNPDVAAVLLDVIMETDVAGLDLVEYIRNELKNETVRIILRTGQPGQAPERRVIVQYDINDYKAKTELTADKLFTSLTAALRSYQQLERMVQTRRGLEIIIDAASTLYDFKSMQRLAEGVLTQLASLLNVDCAGILVLRDDGAAGSEFSVLAGSGCYSRFIGTTSSKALDPDLRQMVEAAFLRRKNEFADHRSVLYLRTGSGREVVVLLQAERQLSDTDRALVEIFSSRLSIAFDNVILYRQLHEANTQLEDRVAQRTRALMQANRRLSAQWLRLQRANGFKNEILGTVAHDLKNPLGVILGRTEMLTELIGAGSPRENVTAQVEHIRDATKRLTSMVDHLISDAMADAFDITIRREPVDVAALVAEVADSNLPSAVNKQQTISVSAPPNIVTMCDTDRIREAIDNLFSNAIKYSPIGGKITVAVTHEGGDTVIRIADQGAGLSPEDLGRLFGRFQRLSAKPTAGESSTGLGLSIVKRIIDMHGGHVTAESAGPGQGSTFTVRLPATETT, from the coding sequence ATGGCCGAACAGGACGATGTCCTCCACCTGATCGACGATACCGGGACCGTTCCGGAGGACTCGTCCGCCCGCAAATGGAAGATCGCCGTCATCGACGACGATGCCGCGGTGCACGAGGGCACCCGCTTTGCGCTGAGCGACTACAATCTCCACGGCGCGACACTGGAAATCCTGTCGGCCTATTCCGCGGCCGAAGGCCGCACCTTGATGCGCAACAATCCCGACGTCGCTGCCGTGCTGCTCGACGTCATCATGGAAACCGACGTCGCGGGCCTGGACCTCGTCGAATACATCCGCAACGAGCTCAAGAACGAAACCGTCCGCATCATCCTGCGCACCGGCCAGCCGGGGCAAGCGCCCGAGCGCCGCGTCATCGTCCAGTACGACATCAACGACTACAAGGCCAAGACCGAGCTCACGGCCGACAAGCTGTTCACCTCGCTCACGGCGGCGCTGCGCAGCTACCAGCAGCTCGAGCGCATGGTGCAGACCAGGCGCGGGCTTGAAATCATCATCGACGCCGCCTCGACGCTCTATGACTTCAAATCGATGCAGCGCCTTGCGGAAGGCGTGCTGACGCAGCTCGCCTCGCTGCTCAATGTCGACTGCGCCGGCATCCTGGTGCTGCGCGACGACGGCGCCGCGGGGAGCGAATTCTCGGTGCTGGCGGGCTCGGGCTGCTACAGCCGCTTCATCGGCACCACCAGTTCCAAGGCGCTCGATCCGGATTTGCGACAGATGGTGGAAGCCGCCTTCCTGCGCCGCAAGAACGAATTCGCCGACCACCGCAGCGTGCTTTATCTGCGCACCGGAAGCGGCCGCGAAGTGGTGGTGCTGCTGCAGGCCGAGCGCCAGCTCTCCGACACCGACCGCGCGCTGGTCGAGATTTTCTCCAGCCGACTGTCGATCGCGTTCGACAACGTCATCCTCTACCGGCAACTGCACGAGGCCAATACCCAGCTCGAGGACCGCGTCGCCCAGCGCACCCGCGCGCTGATGCAGGCCAACCGAAGGCTTTCGGCGCAGTGGCTGCGGCTGCAGCGCGCCAACGGCTTCAAGAACGAAATTCTCGGCACCGTCGCGCATGATTTGAAGAACCCGCTCGGCGTGATCCTCGGCCGTACCGAAATGCTGACCGAACTGATCGGCGCCGGTTCGCCCAGGGAGAACGTCACCGCCCAGGTCGAGCATATCAGGGACGCCACCAAGCGCCTGACCTCGATGGTCGATCACCTGATTTCGGATGCGATGGCGGATGCCTTCGACATCACGATCCGCCGCGAACCGGTCGATGTCGCAGCGCTGGTCGCCGAGGTTGCCGATTCCAACCTGCCCTCGGCCGTCAACAAGCAGCAGACCATTAGCGTGTCGGCGCCGCCGAATATCGTCACCATGTGCGATACCGACCGGATCCGCGAGGCGATCGACAACCTCTTCAGCAACGCCATCAAATATTCTCCGATCGGCGGCAAGATCACGGTGGCCGTCACCCATGAGGGTGGCGACACGGTGATCCGCATCGCCGACCAGGGCGCCGGGCTTTCGCCGGAGGATCTCGGCCGGCTGTTCGGCCGCTTCCAGCGGCTTTCGGCCAAGCCCACCGCCGGCGAAAGTTCGACCGGCCTCGGCCTGTCGATCGTCAAACGTATCATCGACATGCATGGCGGCCATGTGACCGCAGAGAGCGCCGGCCCCGGACAGGGCTCGACGTTTACCGTTAGACTGCCTGCGACAGAGACGACATGA
- a CDS encoding response regulator, whose protein sequence is MTQNPHIFIVDDEAPAREMVGDYLKMHGFGVTLCDGGKSLRKEIETSVPDLVVLDLNMPEEDGLSIIRDLKSRINVPVIMLTATASPIDRVVGLELGADDYIAKPCELRELMARIRSVLRRSTPAKAAAAPEAAAAKAVKEQLVRFGTKWLDLEAQALRDDEGNEHPLTASEFGLLKVFAANPKRVLSRERLLELANARDAEAFDRAVDLRIMRIRRKIEIDPTKPAVIRTIRGGGYLFSPTGEKG, encoded by the coding sequence ATGACCCAGAACCCGCACATCTTCATTGTCGACGACGAGGCGCCGGCCCGCGAGATGGTCGGCGATTACCTCAAAATGCACGGTTTCGGCGTCACGCTGTGCGATGGCGGAAAAAGCCTGCGCAAGGAGATCGAGACCAGCGTGCCCGACCTCGTCGTGCTCGACCTCAACATGCCCGAGGAAGACGGGCTTTCGATCATCAGAGACCTGAAGAGCCGCATCAACGTTCCCGTCATCATGCTGACGGCGACGGCGAGCCCGATCGACCGCGTCGTCGGCCTCGAACTCGGCGCCGACGACTACATCGCAAAACCCTGCGAATTGCGCGAACTGATGGCGCGCATCCGCTCGGTGCTTCGCCGCAGTACGCCGGCCAAGGCGGCTGCGGCGCCTGAGGCTGCGGCGGCGAAGGCGGTGAAGGAACAGCTGGTGCGGTTCGGCACCAAATGGCTCGACCTCGAAGCCCAGGCGCTGCGCGACGACGAAGGCAACGAGCATCCGCTGACGGCGTCCGAATTCGGCCTCTTGAAAGTGTTCGCGGCCAATCCCAAACGCGTGTTGTCGCGCGAGCGGCTGCTCGAGTTGGCCAATGCGCGCGACGCCGAAGCGTTCGACCGCGCGGTTGACCTGCGCATCATGCGCATCCGCCGCAAGATCGAGATCGACCCGACCAAGCCGGCGGTCATTCGCACGATCAGAGGCGGCGGCTATCTTTTCTCGCCGACAGGCGAGAAGGGTTAG
- a CDS encoding sigma-70 family RNA polymerase sigma factor, translating into MSNVVAINAAAKKSIAAARATSDEMLLQSIAKGDRTAMHVLYSRHNVRVYRFVLRMVRDTTMAEDLVSQVFLDVWRTASHFEGRSQVSTWLLSIARFKALTALRQRKHEDIEQDDVLEIADEADTPEASLDRSNTKAILRACVAKLSPAHREIINLVYYHEKSVEEAGAIIGIPQSTVKTRMFYARKQLAELLKGAGVDSLAA; encoded by the coding sequence ATGTCGAACGTCGTCGCCATCAACGCCGCAGCCAAGAAGTCGATTGCCGCCGCCCGCGCGACATCCGATGAAATGCTGCTGCAGAGTATTGCCAAGGGCGACCGCACGGCGATGCATGTACTTTACTCGCGTCATAACGTCCGCGTTTACCGCTTCGTGCTGCGCATGGTGCGCGATACGACCATGGCGGAAGACCTTGTCAGCCAGGTGTTCCTCGACGTGTGGCGGACCGCCAGCCATTTCGAGGGCCGCTCGCAGGTTTCGACCTGGCTGCTGTCGATTGCCCGCTTCAAGGCGCTGACCGCGCTGCGCCAGCGCAAGCATGAGGACATCGAGCAGGACGACGTGCTGGAGATCGCCGATGAGGCCGACACGCCGGAAGCCTCGCTCGATCGCAGCAACACCAAGGCAATCCTGCGCGCCTGCGTCGCCAAGCTGTCGCCGGCCCATCGCGAGATCATCAACCTGGTCTACTACCACGAGAAGTCGGTGGAAGAGGCCGGCGCGATCATCGGTATTCCCCAGAGCACGGTGAAGACGCGGATGTTCTATGCCCGCAAACAATTGGCCGAGCTGCTTAAGGGCGCCGGCGTGGACAGCCTCGCCGCATAA